The genomic stretch GCCTTCCACCAGGGCCGCCCGGGGGGAGCCTTGGACCAGCCGCGTACTGACATTCTTGGGCAACTCCGGACCAAACACTTCCTTGAGGGTTTCTTTGACGTTTTCCTCTGCCGTGTGGGCAAATCCGTCAATTCCCATCGCAAGGTAGCCTTCGTAGCCCAAGGGAAGTTCCCAGCAGCCCCACGCTTCGAGCGGGGCGTTGAGCGCGAGCGCCAGGCGTTGCCCTTCGCGAAGGGCCTGCTTGGACGCGGCGGAACCGTCGACGCCGACGATGATTTTGCTGGGATCAAGACGGCTGCTCATGATGTGCCCTTCCTGGACGCGAGGGCTTTCACCGAGGCCGCCAGTTCATGGCTCCAGGAGAAGGCCCGTTTGATTTCGCCCTCCAACAGCGGCCCTTCGGTGCCTTTGACGTAGAAGGGCATGGGCTGGGCCACGAGCGTGGCCCCGGCTTTCTGCAGTCCGTGGGAGATCTTCTTGGCGGCATCGCCATGGATGAACAATTTGACCCTGGTATCGAAGGCCGCGGCCAGCACGCCGGCCAGGCCGTCAGCTCCGGCTGCATCCAGGGCCTTGGTGACGGCTTCGGTAGGGCGCCAGCCGTTGATCGGACTGCCGACCACCAGCAGGTCCCCGACTGAGACGTCGCTGCTGCGGAATTGCGACACCGGGACAGTCCGGCTGTTCTCCAACCCCGCTGCTATAGCTTCAGCCACGGACTTTGTGTTCCCGTAGGCCGAGTCGTACATGATCACAGCTTTCATGGCATTTCCTCGTGGGTGTTAGGGAGTTTCCCCGCATTCTTCGGGGCGCGTCGGAGAGTGCTGTCGTCCATGAGCAGTGTTGCCCAGTAGGTGCCGCCGCCCATCATCATGAAACCCAGCACCCCGAGCGGGGGACTGCCCAAAGGGAGGCTGACCAACAGGATCCCCAGGCCGCCCAAGGCCACCAGCAAGCCTCGTTGGGTCCGCTTCCAGCGGTGTCCCCGGAGGTCCTGAAGGCTCATGAGGGTGGCAAGTCGTGGATCCTCTTCTTCCAGCCCGCGCGCGATCTTGTCCAGTTCCTGTTTCTCGAAATGTGAAAGTTCCATGGTCGGCCTCCTGCTTGTGCCTCCAGCATGCTCAATGGGGGCACAACCAAAACAGGGCCGAAAGTCACCTCAGGCGGCGGGTACAAAGACCCTCCCGCATCGTGGCGGGCCGGCGCAGAATCCAATCATGGATTCAGCACCGAAGGCTGCCTTGGCCAACACCCATGTCCTGTGGTTCGACGCTGCCGGTCTTGCCGACATTCCAAGGATCGGGGGAAAGAACGCCTCCCTTGGCGAGTTGACCCGGTCTTTGCAGGCTGCCGGCGTCCGGATCCCCGAAGGCTTCGCAACGACGGCGGATGCCTACCGCCGGTTCCTGGCCGTCAATGGCCTGGAGCCCTTGATTGCCGGTTGCATCAACGACTACCGCCTGCGGAAGACATCGTTGAGGGAAGCCGGAAGCCGCATTCGGAATGCCATCCTGGGGGCAGAGTTCCCGCCTGAAACCGCTGCAGCCATCAGTGCCGGCTACGCTGAACTTTGCCGTCGTGGCGGCGGGCAGGACGTGGCCGTGGCAGTACGAAGCAGTGCGACGGCGGAGGATCTTCCCGATGCCAGTTTCGCCGGACAGCAGGAAACCTACCTGAACGTCTCGGGATCCGCAGCGGTCCTGGACGCCTGCAAGCGCTGCTTTGCTTCCCTCTACACCGACCGGGCCATCAGCTACCGGGAAATCAAGGGGTTTGAGCATCTGGATGTCGCTTTGTCAGTGGGCGTCCAGCGCATGGTGCGCTCGGACCTGGGCGCATCCGGGGTGATGTTCTCCATCGACACTGAGTCGGGCTTTCCGCGTTGTGCTGTGATCAGCGCGGCCTGGGGACTCGGAGAGACCGTGGTCCAGGGAACCATCAACCCGGACAAGTACCAGGTCTTCAAGCCTTTGCTCGCCGATCCTGACCTTGTTCCGATCATCCAGCGGGAGGTCGGGACCAAGGAGCGCAAACTCATTTACGGCCAGGACGGGGACACCGGAACGCAAATGGTGGACACGAGCGAGGCGGAGCGGAAAGCGTTGGTCCTCAGTGATGCTGAAGTGCTCCTCCTGGCCCGCTGGGCTGTCGCTGTGGAAGAACATTACGGACGGCCGATGGACATGGAGTGGGCCAAGGACGGAATCACGGGCGAACTGTTCATGGTCCAGGCCCGGCCCGAGACCGTCCAGGCCCAACGCCCGCTGACGTCCTTCCGGATGTACAAACTCGAGGAAAGCGGAACTGTCCTGGCACGCGGCGCGGCCGTGGGAGATGCCATCACCACCGGTAAAGTGTCGCGGATCCTGGACGCCCGGGACCTTGAGGATTTCATTGACGGTTCCATCCTGGTGACCCGCGTGACGGATCCCGACTGGGTGCCCATCATGAAACGGGCTGCCGGCATTGTCACCGATCATGGCGGTCCCACCAGCCACGCGGCCATCGTCAGCAGGGAACTCGGCGTGCCGGCGGTGGTTGGTACGGGAAACGCAACCCTGGCCCTGGAGCAGGGCGCCCCGGTGACCCTCTCCTGCGCCGAAGGTGAACAGGGCCGCGTCTACGAAGGGACGTTGAAGTTCGACGTCGAGGAGGTAGACACCGGGACGCTGCCCGCCATTAGGACCCAACTCATGATCAACATGGCCAGCCCGGCAGCAGCGATGCGGTGGTGGCGGCTGCCGGCCGCCGGCGTCGGACTGGCCCGCATGGAATTCATCATCAACAACCTGATCCGCGTCCACCCGATGGCCCTGGTCCACCCGGAAAGGGTCACTGACGGTGCCGAAGCTGAAACCATCAAGTCCCTGTGGGCAAACCACGCGGATCCCGAGGAGTACTTCGTTGACGTCCTGGCCACCGGCATCGCGAAAATTGCGGCCCCGTTCCACCCCAAGCCGGTGATTGTGCGACTCTCCGACTTCAAAAGCAACGAATACGGCCACCTCATTGGCGGGACGTTCTTTGAGCGTCCCGAGGAAAATCCCATGCTGGGCTTCCGCGGCGCGTCCCGCTATTACAGCGACGAATACCGGGAGGCCTTTGCTTTGGAATGCCGTGCGTTGAAACGGGTCCGGGAGAAGGCAAGCTTCAGGAACGTCATTGTGATGGTGCCGTTCTGCCGAACCGTCCAGGAAGCGCGCACCGTGCTGGACGCCATGGCAAGCAACGGCTTGGTCCGTGGGCAGGACGGCCTGCAAGTCTACATGATGTGCGAGATACCCTCCAACGTGGTCCTCGCCGCCCGGTTCGCCACGTACTTCGACGGCTTCTCCATTGGATCCAACGACCTTACCCAACTGGTCCTGGGCGTTGACAGGGATTCCGAGCAGCTCTCCGGACTCTTTGATGAACGGGACCCGGCCGTGACGGCCATGATCTCCCAGGCGATCCGGGAAGCCCACAAGGCGGGCATCAAGATCGGACTCTGCGGCCAAGGGCCCAGCAACCACCCGGACTTCGCTGAGTTCCTGGTGGGTGAAGGCATCGACTCGATCTCGCTCAACCCCGACACCTTCCTCCGCACTCTGCCATTGATCGCCGACGCCGAGTTCCGATGGCTGTAGCGGTCAATGAAAAAGTCGCCCACCGCAACAGC from Paenarthrobacter ureafaciens encodes the following:
- a CDS encoding universal stress protein, with amino-acid sequence MSSRLDPSKIIVGVDGSAASKQALREGQRLALALNAPLEAWGCWELPLGYEGYLAMGIDGFAHTAEENVKETLKEVFGPELPKNVSTRLVQGSPRAALVEG
- a CDS encoding flavodoxin family protein, which encodes MKAVIMYDSAYGNTKSVAEAIAAGLENSRTVPVSQFRSSDVSVGDLLVVGSPINGWRPTEAVTKALDAAGADGLAGVLAAAFDTRVKLFIHGDAAKKISHGLQKAGATLVAQPMPFYVKGTEGPLLEGEIKRAFSWSHELAASVKALASRKGTS
- a CDS encoding DUF3040 domain-containing protein produces the protein MELSHFEKQELDKIARGLEEEDPRLATLMSLQDLRGHRWKRTQRGLLVALGGLGILLVSLPLGSPPLGVLGFMMMGGGTYWATLLMDDSTLRRAPKNAGKLPNTHEEMP
- the ppsA gene encoding phosphoenolpyruvate synthase, which codes for MDSAPKAALANTHVLWFDAAGLADIPRIGGKNASLGELTRSLQAAGVRIPEGFATTADAYRRFLAVNGLEPLIAGCINDYRLRKTSLREAGSRIRNAILGAEFPPETAAAISAGYAELCRRGGGQDVAVAVRSSATAEDLPDASFAGQQETYLNVSGSAAVLDACKRCFASLYTDRAISYREIKGFEHLDVALSVGVQRMVRSDLGASGVMFSIDTESGFPRCAVISAAWGLGETVVQGTINPDKYQVFKPLLADPDLVPIIQREVGTKERKLIYGQDGDTGTQMVDTSEAERKALVLSDAEVLLLARWAVAVEEHYGRPMDMEWAKDGITGELFMVQARPETVQAQRPLTSFRMYKLEESGTVLARGAAVGDAITTGKVSRILDARDLEDFIDGSILVTRVTDPDWVPIMKRAAGIVTDHGGPTSHAAIVSRELGVPAVVGTGNATLALEQGAPVTLSCAEGEQGRVYEGTLKFDVEEVDTGTLPAIRTQLMINMASPAAAMRWWRLPAAGVGLARMEFIINNLIRVHPMALVHPERVTDGAEAETIKSLWANHADPEEYFVDVLATGIAKIAAPFHPKPVIVRLSDFKSNEYGHLIGGTFFERPEENPMLGFRGASRYYSDEYREAFALECRALKRVREKASFRNVIVMVPFCRTVQEARTVLDAMASNGLVRGQDGLQVYMMCEIPSNVVLAARFATYFDGFSIGSNDLTQLVLGVDRDSEQLSGLFDERDPAVTAMISQAIREAHKAGIKIGLCGQGPSNHPDFAEFLVGEGIDSISLNPDTFLRTLPLIADAEFRWL